One Aegilops tauschii subsp. strangulata cultivar AL8/78 chromosome 7, Aet v6.0, whole genome shotgun sequence genomic window carries:
- the LOC109767846 gene encoding protein G1-like1 — MQGAPVDSPGAAEAAARPSRYESQKRRDWHTFGQYLRNHRPPLELSRCSGAHVLEFLRYLDQFGKTKVHAAGCPFFGHPSPPAPCPCPLRQAWGSLDALVGRLRAAFEEHGGRPEANPFGARAVRLYLREVRDSQAKARGIAYEKKRRKRPPPSSSQKAAKAAPSPPPPASTHVAAPPPERAPEVLVARAVPAQGHYFIPHPQHYMHAHFLMPGGHEADAAVPSSSSGNSNGHSNGHSGGTGDEMAMAMAAAAEAHAAGCMLPLSVFN; from the coding sequence ATGCAGGGAGCGCCGGTGGACAGCCcgggggcggcggaggcggcggcgcggccgaGCCGGTACGAGTCGCAGAAGCGCCGGGACTGGCACACGTTCGGGCAGTACCTTCGCAACCACCGCCCGCCACTGGAGCTCTCGCGGTGCAGCGGCGCCCATGTCCTCGAGTTCCTCCGCTACCTCGACCAGTTCGGCAAGACCAAGGTGCACGCCGCGGGCTGCCCCTTCTTCGGCCACCCTTCCCCGCCGGCGCCGTGCCCGTGCCCACTCCGCCAGGCCTGGGGCAGCCTCGACGCGCTCGTCGGCCGCCTGCGCGCCGCCTTCGAGGAGCACGGCGGGCGGCCCGAGGCCAACCCGTTCGGCGCGCGCGCCGTCCGCCTCTACCTCCGCGAGGTGCGCGACTCCCAGGCCAAGGCACGTGGCATCGCCTACGAGAAGAAGCGCCGGAAGcgcccgccgccgtcgtcgtcccAGAAGGCGGCCAAGGCCGCGCCGTCCCCACCCCCACCCGCCTCCACGCATGTAGCAGCGCCGCCCCCAGAGAGAGCCCCGGAGGTCCTCGTCGCGCGGGCCGTGCCAGCGCAGGGGCACTACTTCATCCCGCACCCGCAGCACTACATGCACGCCCATTTCCTGATGCCAGGCGGCCACGAGGCGGACGCCGCCGTCCCGAGCAGCTCCAGCGGCAACAGCAACGGCCACAGCAATGGCCACAGCGGCGGCACCGGCGACGAGATGGCCATGGCGATGGCGGCAGCGGCGGAGGCGCACGCGGCGGGGTGCATGCTGCCGCTCTCCGTGTTCAACTAG